The following nucleotide sequence is from Austwickia chelonae.
TTCAGCAGGACGGCCGTAACCATGGCACCGCCTACATCGGCAACCAGTGCACCCAGCAGGCCGTCGACGACTTCTTCCGCGACGGAAAACTGCCCGCCCGCGCCGACGGTGACAAAGCGGACAAGACCTGCGGCGCTTTCACCGTCGACGACCACCTCAAACAACACGAGGACGGTCAAGGGCGCCGCTGACGGGCTTGCCTCTCCGCTTCCGGTGAGTACATGACTTCGGGGTCCAGGCCGATGGCCCGGACCCCGAAGTGCCAACCTGTGGGGACGACGTTCAATCGGCCGATCGCAGGGCCTCTTTGAAAGAGGTCTGCGAAGACGTCTGCATCAACGAATTGCGGTACATCCGTTCGCCGATCACCGTGGCGAACCCGGCGAAGAGCACGGTCACCGCCAAGGAGATGACAGCCTCCCACCAGGCGGCATCACCTTGCAGGAGACGCGTCGGCATCACCATCGACGAGGCGATCGGGATGTACGACGCCACCTTTGCCCAGGTGCCGGTCACGAACAAGGCGCCGAAGAAAGCCGCAGCCAAAAACATAGTCAACGGGGTCATCGTCTGCTGGAGGTCTTCGGTCCGGGTCGACATGGCCCCGGCGGCCGCCCACAGACACCCCAGAGCGAGGAAACCGGCCAGGAAGAAGACGACGTACCAGATCAGCCCGTTCGACATCGCCGGTAACAAGGAGGAGAGCGGAGTAAAGGTTGCGCCGACCACCCCGACACCGAGGTAGAGCACGAGCTGGCCCACTGCGATCACCGTGTTCCCGACGACCTTGCCGATCAGCAACTGTCGTACCGGGACCACCGCAGCCAGGATCTCCACGATCCGGGACTGCTTCTCCTCCAAGACCGACTGGGCGATCTGCACGCCGAAGACGATCACCGACATGTAGAACAGGATCGCGAAAATAATTTTGACCGCGATAGATGCACCGCGTATGGCCTCGGCCTGGTCTGACAGAACCCTCGTCGATACGGCTGAGCGTCCCTCAACCTCTTGCACGGATGTCCCGGCCTGATCAGCGACTTCCGCCAACACTTGAGCCGACAGCACCTGCCGGATGTGCCGGACGAGATTCTCCGGCGGATTCTCCTTCGCCGCGGCTTGCCAGCCGTGGCCCGAGCGAGTCAGCAGGACGTCGGCCTTCCCTTCGCGCAGTAGGGCCTCGGCTGCGCCCTGATCGGCAGCCTGGACGACTTCGACCCGGTCTTTCGCCTCTGCGGAGGAGACCGCCCGTCCGACCTTCTCCGCAAGCTCCTTACCCTCGTCGTTCACCACGACCACCGCTGTTGTCACGCCGCCCCCGGATGACAGGTATGTCGGGATCGCGATCGACCCCGCGATGAGCAGCAAGGTGAGTACTGTGCCGATGATGAAGCTCTTGGTGAGCGCTTTCGTGGTGATCTCCCGGCCGGCTACCAGGAGCCATGCATGCCGAGTGGATGCCCGGCGGTTTTCGCTCGACGACACAGGGGCGTTCATGCGGTCACCTCACGGTAGATCTCGCTCAGGCTCGGACGGACCGGAGTGAATTCGGACAGGCTTCCTCGGGACAGCGCTTCGGCGAGCAGCGCCTGTTTCGCCGTTTCATCGGCCAGTTCGACGAGCGCGGCTGT
It contains:
- a CDS encoding ABC transporter permease, with product MNAPVSSSENRRASTRHAWLLVAGREITTKALTKSFIIGTVLTLLLIAGSIAIPTYLSSGGGVTTAVVVVNDEGKELAEKVGRAVSSAEAKDRVEVVQAADQGAAEALLREGKADVLLTRSGHGWQAAAKENPPENLVRHIRQVLSAQVLAEVADQAGTSVQEVEGRSAVSTRVLSDQAEAIRGASIAVKIIFAILFYMSVIVFGVQIAQSVLEEKQSRIVEILAAVVPVRQLLIGKVVGNTVIAVGQLVLYLGVGVVGATFTPLSSLLPAMSNGLIWYVVFFLAGFLALGCLWAAAGAMSTRTEDLQQTMTPLTMFLAAAFFGALFVTGTWAKVASYIPIASSMVMPTRLLQGDAAWWEAVISLAVTVLFAGFATVIGERMYRNSLMQTSSQTSFKEALRSAD